From a region of the Azospirillum formosense genome:
- a CDS encoding protein-tyrosine-phosphatase: protein MARDFVPFGLTVCGIEELNGFCEAGVTHVLSILDPGHPEPTAFGSYGEHTRLELRFHDIIDPYMGQSLPERADVERILAFGRDLMTEPTGVGGLLVHCHAGISRSTAALTMILAQASPDRPAAEAMAAVVNIRHKAWPNLRMIEFADEILGRRGELVAAVRARHRSYGRERPDLVQFMIDNGRVREVADLID, encoded by the coding sequence ATGGCTCGCGATTTCGTTCCCTTCGGACTGACCGTCTGCGGCATCGAGGAGCTGAACGGCTTCTGCGAGGCCGGCGTGACCCACGTCCTGTCGATCCTCGACCCCGGCCACCCGGAGCCGACCGCCTTCGGCTCCTACGGCGAGCACACGCGGCTGGAACTGCGCTTCCACGACATCATCGACCCCTACATGGGGCAGTCCCTTCCGGAGCGCGCGGACGTCGAGCGCATCCTGGCCTTCGGGCGCGACCTGATGACCGAGCCGACCGGGGTGGGCGGGCTGCTGGTCCATTGCCACGCCGGCATCTCGCGCTCGACCGCCGCCCTGACCATGATCCTGGCCCAGGCCAGCCCCGACCGTCCCGCCGCCGAGGCGATGGCGGCCGTGGTCAACATCCGCCACAAGGCGTGGCCGAACCTGCGCATGATCGAGTTCGCCGACGAGATCCTGGGGCGCCGGGGCGAACTGGTGGCCGCCGTCCGCGCCCGGCACCGCAGCTACGGCCGGGAGCGTCCCGATCTGGTCCAGTTCATGATCGACAACGGCCGGGTGCGCGAGGTCGCGGACCTGATCGACTGA
- a CDS encoding leucyl aminopeptidase family protein gives MLATLLATAGPGTVTITPLNKAGLATWLEGQPPAAAAWVKAVNFTAEAGSIAFLPGAFLPGEGGAVARVLAGVSALDDLWGLAGLPSGLPPGNYQLDEAVDAALDRRAATRLALGWALGSYRFGRYKASEKTFANLVWPKHADQGEVQRTATATYLLRDLVNTPANDLGPAELAAAAAALASEFEAGLDVIVGDGLLDRDYPAIHAVGRASPRAPRLIDLRWGNPTHPKVTIVGKGVCFDSGGLDIKPSSGMLLMKKDMGGAAHALALGRMVMMAGLPVRLRVLVPAVENVISGNAFKPMDVLKTRKGLTVEVGNTDAEGRLILCDALAEADSEKPALLIDFATLTGAARVALGPDLPALFANDDGLANDLLAAGEEQSDPLWRLPLWAPYRKGLDSKVADLSNVTSNGMAGAITAGLFLQEFVSKDTPWAHLDTFAWNSGARPGRPEGGEALGLRAAYAVIAKRFG, from the coding sequence TTGCTCGCCACCCTGCTCGCCACGGCCGGCCCCGGCACCGTGACCATCACCCCGCTGAACAAGGCCGGCCTCGCCACATGGCTGGAAGGCCAGCCGCCCGCCGCCGCGGCCTGGGTGAAGGCCGTGAACTTCACGGCGGAGGCCGGCTCCATTGCCTTCTTGCCGGGCGCCTTCCTTCCGGGGGAGGGCGGGGCGGTCGCCCGCGTGCTGGCCGGCGTGTCGGCGCTGGACGACCTGTGGGGCCTCGCCGGGCTGCCCTCCGGCCTGCCGCCGGGGAACTACCAGCTGGACGAGGCGGTGGACGCCGCGCTCGACCGCCGCGCCGCCACCCGTCTGGCGCTGGGCTGGGCGCTCGGCAGCTACCGCTTCGGGCGCTATAAGGCGTCGGAGAAGACCTTCGCCAACCTCGTCTGGCCGAAGCACGCCGACCAGGGCGAGGTGCAGCGCACCGCCACCGCGACCTATCTGCTGCGCGACCTCGTCAACACGCCGGCCAACGACCTCGGCCCGGCGGAGCTGGCCGCCGCCGCCGCCGCTCTGGCGTCGGAGTTCGAGGCCGGGCTGGACGTCATCGTCGGCGACGGGCTGCTCGACCGCGACTATCCGGCCATCCACGCGGTGGGCCGGGCCAGCCCGCGGGCGCCGCGGCTGATCGACCTGCGCTGGGGCAACCCGACGCACCCGAAGGTGACCATCGTCGGCAAGGGCGTCTGCTTCGACAGCGGCGGGCTGGACATCAAGCCGTCGTCGGGCATGCTGCTTATGAAGAAGGACATGGGCGGCGCCGCGCACGCGCTGGCGCTGGGCCGCATGGTGATGATGGCCGGGCTGCCGGTGCGGTTGCGCGTGCTGGTGCCGGCGGTGGAGAACGTGATCTCCGGCAACGCCTTCAAGCCGATGGACGTGCTGAAGACGCGCAAGGGGCTGACGGTCGAGGTCGGCAACACCGACGCAGAGGGCCGGCTGATCCTGTGCGACGCGCTGGCCGAGGCGGATTCGGAGAAGCCCGCCCTGCTGATCGACTTCGCCACCCTGACCGGGGCCGCCCGCGTCGCGCTGGGGCCGGACCTGCCGGCGCTGTTCGCCAACGACGACGGTCTCGCCAACGACCTGCTGGCCGCCGGGGAGGAACAGAGCGACCCGCTGTGGCGCCTGCCGCTGTGGGCGCCCTACCGCAAGGGGCTGGACAGCAAGGTCGCCGACCTCAGCAACGTGACCAGCAACGGCATGGCCGGGGCGATCACCGCCGGGCTGTTCCTCCAGGAATTCGTGTCGAAGGACACGCCCTGGGCGCATCTCGACACCTTCGCCTGGAACAGCGGCGCCCGCCCCGGACGCCCGGAAGGCGGCGAGGCGCTGGGCCTGCGCGCGGCCTATGCCGTCATCGCCAAGCGGTTCGGGTGA
- a CDS encoding error-prone DNA polymerase has protein sequence MIPYAELQVSTSFTFLEGASHPDELALTAASLGHAAVAVTDRNSLAGVVQAHAAARKHGLRLIVGCRLDLTDADSLLAYPTDRTAYARLSRLLTLGKRRAPKGACFIARADVLDHAAGMLFLLVPPDNRDPAFVHALRGWRNDLGDRLHLAASHRYRGDDQRRLSWLAGLAEAERVPLVATNDVLYHTPARRPLADVMTCIRSGTTIDEAGWRLSANAERHLKAGVEMARLFHRHPEAVARTVEIAAACRFSLEELRYEYPDEVAEDGRSPQETLTRLTWAGAAGRYPDGVPDTVTKALNHELALIGQLGYAPYFLTVHDIVRYARSEGILCQGRGSAANSVVCYCLGITAVDPVHFDLLFERFISAARNEPPDIDVDFEHERREEVIQYIYRKYGRGRAGLTATVIRYRARGAIREVGKAMGLSADLVARLSGSVWGWSRHGVDEERARQYGFDPDDPRLRRTLELAQELIGFPRHLSQHVGGFVITRGPLSDLCPVANAAMEGRTTIEWDKDDIDALGILKVDVLALGMLTCLHRGFDLLERHYGRPLTLATVPQEDPATYAMLCRADSLGVFQVESRAQMSMLPRLRPKTFYDLVIEVAIVRPGPIQGDMVHPYLRRRTGEEPVNYPSPELQKVLKKTLGVPLFQEQAMKIAIVGAGFSPEDADRLRRAMATFRKTGLVHTFRDRFIEGMVGKGYDRAFAERCFQQIEGFGEYGFPESHAASFALLAYVSAWMKCHHPDVFAAALLNSQPMGFYAPAQIVRDAREHGVTVLPPDVNASDWDCTLEPLSPSPGAGEGIRYALRLGLRLVRGMDEEDARRMVLCRGAGYRDPYDLWRRALMPVAGLERLARADAFRSVGLDRRAALWAVRALGAQPLPLFAGLADSAQDEPQALLPAMALGEHVVMDYGSLCLSLKAHPMALLRDGFAGVVPTDRLGRVRAGTRLTVAGLALVRQRPGSAEGVVFITLEDETGIANLVIMPDVFEKFRKTILGARLIAAAGRVERNGKPNPEGGEVIHLRVERLTDLTHRLRDLTDPDALPDRSAAAVFPEGRNFR, from the coding sequence ATGATCCCCTACGCCGAACTCCAGGTCTCCACCAGCTTCACCTTCCTGGAGGGCGCGTCCCACCCGGACGAGCTGGCGCTGACCGCCGCCAGCCTCGGCCACGCCGCCGTCGCGGTGACCGACCGCAACTCGCTGGCCGGGGTGGTGCAGGCGCACGCCGCCGCCCGCAAGCACGGGCTGCGGCTGATCGTCGGTTGCCGGCTCGACCTGACCGACGCGGACAGCCTGCTCGCCTACCCCACCGACCGGACGGCCTACGCGCGGCTGTCGCGGCTGCTGACGCTGGGCAAGCGGCGGGCGCCCAAGGGGGCCTGCTTCATCGCCCGTGCCGATGTGCTGGACCATGCGGCGGGGATGCTGTTCCTGCTGGTGCCGCCGGACAACCGCGATCCCGCCTTCGTCCACGCGCTGCGCGGCTGGCGCAACGATCTGGGGGACCGCCTGCACCTCGCCGCCAGCCACCGCTACCGCGGCGACGACCAGCGGCGGCTGTCCTGGCTGGCCGGGCTGGCCGAGGCGGAGCGGGTGCCTCTGGTGGCGACCAACGACGTGCTCTACCACACGCCCGCCCGCCGCCCGCTGGCCGACGTGATGACCTGCATCCGCAGCGGCACGACCATCGACGAGGCGGGCTGGCGCCTGTCCGCCAACGCCGAGCGGCACCTGAAGGCCGGGGTGGAGATGGCCCGCCTGTTCCACCGCCACCCCGAGGCCGTCGCCCGTACGGTGGAGATCGCCGCCGCCTGCCGCTTCTCGCTGGAGGAGCTGCGCTACGAGTATCCGGACGAGGTGGCCGAGGACGGGCGCAGCCCGCAGGAGACACTGACCCGCCTGACCTGGGCCGGCGCCGCCGGCCGCTACCCGGACGGCGTGCCGGACACCGTGACGAAGGCCCTGAACCACGAGTTGGCGCTGATCGGGCAGTTGGGCTACGCGCCCTATTTCCTGACGGTGCACGACATCGTGCGCTACGCCCGCTCGGAGGGCATCCTGTGCCAGGGGCGCGGCTCGGCGGCCAATTCGGTCGTCTGCTACTGCCTGGGCATCACCGCGGTCGATCCGGTGCATTTCGACCTGCTGTTCGAGCGCTTTATCTCCGCCGCCCGCAACGAGCCGCCGGACATCGACGTGGATTTCGAGCATGAGCGGCGCGAGGAGGTCATCCAGTACATCTATCGCAAGTACGGGCGCGGGCGGGCCGGGCTGACCGCCACCGTCATCCGCTACCGCGCGCGGGGCGCCATCCGCGAGGTCGGCAAGGCCATGGGCCTGTCCGCCGATCTAGTGGCGCGGCTGTCCGGCTCCGTCTGGGGGTGGAGCCGCCACGGCGTGGACGAGGAGCGCGCCCGGCAGTACGGCTTCGACCCCGACGACCCGCGGCTCCGCCGGACGCTGGAGCTGGCGCAGGAGCTGATCGGCTTTCCCCGCCACCTGTCGCAGCATGTCGGCGGCTTCGTCATCACCCGCGGCCCCTTGAGCGACCTGTGCCCCGTCGCCAACGCCGCCATGGAGGGCCGCACCACCATCGAATGGGACAAGGACGACATCGACGCGCTGGGCATCCTGAAGGTGGACGTGCTGGCGCTGGGGATGCTGACCTGCCTGCACCGCGGCTTCGATCTGCTGGAGCGGCATTACGGGCGCCCCCTGACGCTGGCGACGGTGCCGCAGGAGGACCCGGCGACCTACGCCATGCTGTGCCGGGCCGACAGTCTGGGCGTCTTCCAGGTGGAAAGCCGGGCACAGATGTCCATGCTGCCCCGCCTGCGGCCCAAGACCTTCTATGATCTGGTGATCGAGGTCGCCATCGTGCGCCCCGGCCCGATCCAGGGCGACATGGTCCACCCCTACCTGCGCCGCCGCACCGGCGAGGAACCGGTCAACTACCCCTCTCCCGAACTGCAAAAGGTGTTGAAGAAGACGCTGGGCGTGCCGCTGTTCCAGGAGCAGGCGATGAAGATCGCCATCGTCGGCGCCGGCTTCAGCCCGGAGGACGCCGACCGGCTGCGCCGCGCCATGGCAACCTTCCGCAAGACCGGGCTGGTCCACACCTTCCGCGACCGCTTCATCGAGGGCATGGTCGGGAAAGGCTACGACCGCGCCTTCGCCGAACGCTGCTTCCAGCAGATCGAAGGGTTCGGCGAGTACGGCTTCCCCGAGAGCCACGCGGCGAGCTTCGCCCTGCTGGCCTATGTGTCGGCCTGGATGAAGTGCCACCACCCGGACGTCTTCGCCGCGGCGCTGCTGAACAGCCAGCCCATGGGCTTCTACGCCCCGGCCCAGATCGTCCGCGACGCCCGCGAGCATGGGGTGACCGTGCTCCCCCCGGACGTGAACGCCTCCGACTGGGACTGCACGCTGGAGCCCCTGTCACCCTCTCCCGGGGCGGGAGAGGGAATAAGGTACGCCCTGCGCCTCGGCCTGCGGCTGGTCCGGGGAATGGACGAGGAGGACGCCCGCCGCATGGTGCTGTGCCGCGGGGCGGGCTACCGCGACCCCTACGACCTGTGGCGCCGCGCGCTCATGCCGGTCGCCGGGCTGGAGCGGCTGGCCAGGGCCGACGCCTTCCGCTCCGTCGGGCTGGACCGGCGGGCCGCGCTGTGGGCGGTGAGGGCGCTGGGGGCGCAGCCGCTGCCGCTGTTCGCCGGCCTTGCCGACTCCGCCCAGGACGAGCCGCAAGCGCTCCTGCCCGCCATGGCGCTGGGCGAGCATGTGGTGATGGATTACGGCAGCCTGTGCCTGTCGCTGAAGGCGCATCCCATGGCGCTGCTGCGCGACGGCTTCGCCGGGGTGGTCCCGACCGACCGGTTGGGAAGGGTGCGGGCCGGCACGCGGCTGACCGTCGCGGGGCTGGCGTTGGTCCGGCAAAGGCCCGGCAGCGCCGAGGGCGTGGTCTTCATCACGCTGGAGGACGAGACCGGCATCGCCAACCTCGTCATCATGCCCGACGTGTTCGAAAAATTCCGCAAGACGATCCTCGGCGCCCGGCTGATCGCCGCCGCCGGCCGGGTGGAGCGCAACGGCAAGCCCAACCCCGAGGGCGGCGAGGTCATCCACCTGCGCGTCGAGCGGCTAACCGACCTGACGCACCGGCTGCGCGACCTGACCGACCCCGACGCGCTCCCCGACCGCTCCGCCGCCGCGGTCTTCCCGGAAGGCCGGAATTTCCGCTGA
- a CDS encoding IS630 transposase-related protein encodes MGQPYSSDLRERVLLAYERHEGGPELLARRFQISRACAYNWVRAARLEGRRVAKPHAGGVPAKLDAEGVSVLRALVREDNDATLAQYRDRLAARTGIALSPAVVCRTLKRLGLARKKRR; translated from the coding sequence ATGGGCCAGCCATATTCCTCCGATCTGCGCGAACGGGTTCTGCTGGCTTATGAGCGCCACGAGGGCGGCCCCGAGTTGCTGGCGCGGCGCTTCCAGATCAGCCGAGCCTGCGCGTACAACTGGGTGCGGGCCGCACGCCTTGAGGGGCGGCGGGTCGCCAAGCCGCATGCCGGCGGCGTACCAGCCAAACTGGACGCGGAGGGCGTGAGCGTGCTGCGGGCCTTGGTGCGGGAGGATAATGACGCGACACTGGCACAGTACCGCGACCGGTTGGCCGCACGCACCGGCATCGCGCTGAGCCCGGCGGTGGTGTGCCGCACCTTGAAGCGGCTGGGGTTGGCGCGCAAAAAAAGACGCTGA
- a CDS encoding DNA polymerase Y family protein: MAGDGAERTARRILSLWLPRLPTDAHGRHHPERRGHPERRGHPLAAILAERGRLGVAAVNRAAEEAGVRPGMSLADARAIEPALAVFDADPESDARLLERIAGWCTRYTPWTTPDGPDGVALDITGCAHLFGGEEAMAADLATRLGAAGFESRLAVADTPAAAWALARFGREAPTLPLRGSLPPPLRRGGTDGSLPCGAGEGRGGGNRTDALLSPLPVAALRLPAATVDGLAAVGLRRIGDLHAVPRATLAARFGPGLLRRLDQAYGRLDEPLSPRLPVPPHSVRLALPEPITTAEAIAEALRRLLASLCAGLEKTGEGARRLRLDLHRVDRRLEDAPQTLAIGTGRPVRRPDALMRLFAQKLDRVEPGPGLELMVLSATEAGPLAAAQAALDGTTDGGMGGQPELGELMDRLGNRLGERAVLRLVPRQSWLPERSVAPAPAFADAPGGALWPADRPRPVRLLAPPEPIEAMALLPDDPPAMFLWRGARHRVRRADGPERIEAEWWRRDGEPRDYYRVEDEAGRRFWVFRQGLYRPGATALWFLHGFFG; encoded by the coding sequence ATGGCGGGAGACGGGGCGGAACGGACGGCGCGGCGCATCCTCTCCCTGTGGCTGCCGCGGCTGCCCACCGACGCCCATGGCCGCCACCATCCCGAGCGGCGCGGCCATCCCGAGCGGCGCGGCCATCCCCTGGCCGCCATTCTGGCCGAGCGCGGGCGGCTGGGCGTGGCCGCCGTCAACCGTGCGGCTGAGGAGGCCGGGGTGCGGCCCGGCATGAGTCTGGCCGACGCCCGCGCCATCGAACCCGCTTTGGCCGTCTTCGACGCCGATCCCGAGTCGGACGCCCGCCTGCTGGAGCGGATCGCCGGCTGGTGCACGCGCTACACCCCCTGGACCACCCCGGACGGCCCCGACGGGGTGGCGCTGGACATCACCGGCTGCGCCCATCTGTTCGGCGGCGAGGAGGCCATGGCCGCCGATCTGGCCACCCGCCTGGGTGCGGCGGGCTTCGAGTCGCGGCTGGCGGTGGCGGACACGCCCGCGGCGGCCTGGGCGCTGGCGCGGTTCGGGCGGGAGGCCCCCACCCTCCCGCTTCGCGGGTCCCTCCCTCCCCCGCTCCGCAGGGGAGGGACAGACGGCTCCCTCCCCTGCGGAGCGGGGGAGGGTCGGGGTGGGGGCAACCGGACGGACGCCCTCCTCTCCCCCCTCCCCGTCGCCGCGCTGCGCCTGCCCGCCGCCACGGTGGACGGTCTGGCCGCGGTGGGGCTGCGGCGGATCGGCGACCTGCACGCCGTCCCCCGCGCCACGCTGGCCGCCCGCTTCGGGCCGGGGCTTCTGCGGCGGCTCGACCAGGCCTACGGACGGCTGGACGAGCCGCTGTCCCCCCGCCTGCCGGTGCCGCCGCACAGCGTCCGCCTCGCCCTGCCCGAGCCGATCACCACCGCCGAGGCCATCGCCGAGGCGCTGCGCCGCCTGCTGGCCTCCCTCTGCGCCGGGCTGGAGAAAACCGGCGAGGGCGCCCGCCGGCTGCGGCTGGACCTGCACCGGGTGGACCGCCGGCTGGAGGACGCTCCCCAGACGCTGGCCATCGGCACCGGCCGCCCGGTGCGCCGCCCGGACGCGCTGATGCGGCTGTTCGCCCAGAAGCTCGACCGGGTGGAGCCCGGCCCCGGCCTGGAGCTGATGGTGCTGTCGGCCACCGAGGCCGGCCCGCTCGCCGCCGCGCAGGCCGCGCTGGATGGCACGACGGATGGGGGCATGGGCGGGCAGCCGGAGCTGGGCGAGCTGATGGACCGGCTGGGCAACCGGCTGGGCGAGCGGGCGGTGCTGCGGCTGGTCCCGCGGCAGAGCTGGCTGCCGGAGCGCAGCGTGGCCCCCGCCCCCGCCTTCGCGGATGCCCCCGGCGGTGCGCTGTGGCCCGCCGACCGCCCGCGCCCGGTGCGGCTGCTCGCCCCGCCGGAGCCCATCGAGGCCATGGCCCTGCTTCCCGACGACCCGCCGGCGATGTTCCTCTGGCGCGGCGCCCGGCACCGCGTCCGACGGGCCGACGGGCCGGAGCGGATCGAAGCCGAGTGGTGGCGGCGCGATGGCGAGCCCCGCGACTATTACCGCGTCGAGGACGAGGCCGGCCGGCGCTTCTGGGTCTTCCGCCAGGGCTTGTACCGGCCCGGCGCGACGGCGCTGTGGTTCCTGCACGGCTTCTTCGGGTGA
- a CDS encoding HupE/UreJ family protein, with amino-acid sequence MVAIRSVLLAILLMGAGAAPALARMTVTGPFGTGLTEPVWVLQHLLGFLAIGLWSGQNGCAAVWQLPVAALTAVLAAGLAAQIGIRLPYAAEGLSASLIVMGGLVAVALKAPLALGVLTVAAAGAFHGYVHMGGPLFWAGLSSGVLLVICAGLGLSAVLGQAVSGRVVQMCGGAVALAGVLDLAGVF; translated from the coding sequence ATGGTGGCGATCCGGTCGGTTCTTCTGGCTATTCTGCTGATGGGCGCCGGGGCCGCGCCCGCGCTGGCGCGGATGACGGTGACCGGGCCGTTCGGCACCGGCCTGACCGAACCCGTGTGGGTGCTGCAGCATCTGCTCGGCTTCCTCGCCATCGGGCTGTGGAGCGGGCAGAACGGCTGCGCCGCCGTCTGGCAGCTTCCGGTGGCGGCGCTGACCGCGGTGCTGGCCGCCGGGCTGGCCGCGCAGATCGGCATCCGCCTCCCCTACGCCGCGGAAGGGCTGTCGGCGTCGCTGATCGTGATGGGCGGGCTGGTCGCCGTCGCGCTGAAGGCTCCCCTGGCCCTGGGTGTGCTGACGGTCGCCGCGGCGGGGGCCTTCCACGGCTATGTGCACATGGGCGGGCCGCTGTTCTGGGCGGGGCTGTCGTCCGGCGTGCTGCTGGTCATCTGCGCCGGGCTGGGCCTGTCGGCGGTGCTGGGGCAGGCGGTGTCGGGCCGCGTGGTGCAAATGTGTGGCGGCGCGGTAGCACTCGCCGGGGTTCTTGATCTGGCGGGCGTCTTTTAA
- a CDS encoding tRNA-uridine aminocarboxypropyltransferase has product MAGPWRAVLQLCLPPTAQASQNSVYTQRQSALMRPVSFSGPVSFFGWEAHSPRLPLFPPMFLLPRPTMHAEPCPTCLKPMHLCVCEAVEPIDNAVFLLILQHPQEKRETLGTAQIAHLQFKNSALKVGLSWSNLKRILGREVDYKRWGVLYLGPVKQGAAPLPEVSVVDKAGVPQKDSELVLGDLEGVIVLDGTWSQAKTLWWRNPWLLKCRRIVLNPQFRSLYGQARKEPRRDSVSTLEAAAFLLSRLEAEPAVLDRALKPFALLLKKLRAPRPRPVPPPRAETAEPVAEPAPDQAPSQNGAE; this is encoded by the coding sequence ATGGCTGGCCCATGGCGCGCGGTCCTTCAGCTGTGTCTTCCTCCAACCGCTCAGGCCAGCCAAAATTCCGTCTATACTCAGCGACAATCCGCTTTAATGCGCCCGGTTTCTTTTTCAGGCCCCGTTTCTTTTTTCGGATGGGAAGCTCATAGTCCCCGCCTCCCGCTTTTTCCGCCGATGTTCCTTCTTCCGAGACCGACCATGCACGCCGAACCCTGCCCCACCTGCCTAAAACCTATGCATTTGTGCGTTTGCGAGGCGGTGGAGCCGATCGACAACGCCGTCTTCCTGCTCATCCTCCAGCACCCGCAGGAAAAGCGCGAGACGCTGGGCACCGCGCAGATCGCCCATCTCCAGTTCAAAAACTCCGCGCTGAAGGTGGGGCTGAGCTGGTCGAACCTGAAGCGCATCCTGGGGCGCGAGGTCGATTACAAGCGCTGGGGCGTGCTCTATCTCGGCCCGGTCAAGCAGGGCGCCGCCCCGCTGCCGGAGGTGTCCGTGGTGGACAAGGCCGGCGTCCCGCAGAAGGACAGCGAGCTGGTGCTGGGCGACCTGGAGGGCGTCATCGTCCTGGACGGCACCTGGAGCCAGGCCAAGACGCTGTGGTGGCGCAACCCGTGGCTCCTGAAGTGCCGCCGCATCGTGCTGAACCCGCAGTTCCGCTCCCTCTACGGGCAGGCGCGCAAGGAGCCGCGGCGCGACAGCGTGTCGACCCTGGAGGCCGCCGCCTTCCTGCTGTCGCGGCTGGAGGCCGAACCGGCGGTCCTCGACCGCGCGCTGAAGCCCTTCGCCCTGCTGCTGAAGAAGCTGCGCGCCCCGCGCCCGCGCCCCGTCCCGCCGCCCCGCGCGGAGACGGCCGAACCGGTTGCGGAGCCGGCTCCGGATCAAGCCCCGAGTCAGAACGGGGCGGAATAA
- a CDS encoding TAXI family TRAP transporter solute-binding subunit, with product MPRAGANPRLSAEGHAGRSPSRRHVLAGAAGAALLGLLPRGGAAQDIRYFRIGTGTTSGTYFPIGGLIANAISNPPGSRPCDRGGSCGVPGLIAVAQATLGSVENIELLRSGAVEAGMSQADIAFWAYTGSGIFHGKAPFEGLRSIGMLYAEAIQLVVRADSDLHSVADLKGKAVSLGEEGSGVLVEARAILDAFGVKEGELRPPAYLKPGTAADRLAKKELDAFFMVGGFPVAAVTDVANREPIRLIPLDGAMADRLRIRQRFYMDQVIPADTYPGVPEIHTLGVGAELLVRADRDPALIYGVTKALWHENTRRLLIEGHPKGRSFDATKAVANVSVPLHPGAERYYREVGLIGNAANEPTGGATP from the coding sequence GTGCCGCGCGCAGGAGCCAACCCCCGCCTTTCCGCCGAAGGCCACGCCGGCCGTTCGCCCAGCCGCCGCCATGTTCTCGCCGGTGCGGCGGGGGCCGCGCTGCTGGGGCTGCTGCCGCGGGGCGGGGCGGCGCAGGACATCCGCTATTTCCGGATCGGCACGGGCACCACGTCGGGCACCTACTTCCCGATCGGCGGGCTGATCGCCAACGCCATCTCCAACCCGCCCGGCTCCCGCCCCTGCGACCGCGGGGGAAGCTGCGGCGTGCCGGGGCTGATCGCGGTGGCCCAGGCCACGCTCGGCTCGGTGGAGAACATCGAGCTGCTGCGCTCCGGCGCGGTCGAGGCCGGGATGTCCCAGGCCGACATCGCCTTCTGGGCCTACACCGGCTCCGGCATCTTCCATGGCAAGGCGCCCTTCGAGGGGCTGCGCTCCATCGGCATGCTCTACGCGGAGGCGATCCAGCTCGTCGTGCGCGCCGACAGCGACCTGCACAGCGTGGCCGACCTGAAGGGCAAGGCCGTCTCGCTGGGCGAGGAGGGCTCCGGCGTGCTGGTGGAGGCGCGGGCCATCCTCGACGCCTTCGGCGTGAAGGAGGGGGAGCTGCGGCCCCCGGCCTACCTGAAGCCCGGCACCGCGGCGGACCGGCTGGCCAAGAAGGAACTGGACGCCTTCTTCATGGTCGGCGGCTTCCCGGTGGCGGCGGTCACCGACGTGGCGAACCGCGAGCCGATCCGCCTGATCCCGCTCGACGGCGCGATGGCCGACCGGCTGCGCATCCGCCAGCGCTTCTACATGGACCAGGTCATCCCCGCCGACACCTACCCCGGCGTGCCGGAGATCCACACGCTGGGGGTGGGCGCGGAGCTGCTGGTCCGTGCCGACCGCGATCCCGCCCTGATCTACGGCGTCACCAAGGCGCTGTGGCACGAGAACACCCGCCGTCTGCTGATCGAGGGCCACCCCAAGGGGCGCAGCTTCGACGCCACCAAGGCGGTCGCCAACGTCTCCGTCCCTCTGCATCCGGGCGCCGAGCGCTACTACCGCGAGGTCGGGCTGATCGGCAACGCCGCCAACGAGCCGACGGGCGGGGCGACGCCCTGA
- a CDS encoding glutathione S-transferase family protein — MDDLTLVIGNKAFSSWSLRPWLALKRIGRPFREIVIPLRQPDTAARIAEHSPSGRVPCLRHGDRVIWDSLAIAEYLAETFPEAALWPADAHARAVARSVSAEMHSGFVALRTHMSMDLKAFRPGVGRNAESEADIARVFALWRDARSRFGAGGPFLFGDFSIADAMYAPVVTRLLTYGVEMDGPCGDYARAVMELPAMVEWVAAAKAEPWDLYADERDPQ; from the coding sequence ATGGACGACCTGACCCTGGTCATCGGCAACAAGGCCTTCTCCTCCTGGTCCCTGCGGCCCTGGCTGGCGCTGAAGCGGATCGGCCGGCCGTTCCGGGAGATCGTCATCCCGCTGCGCCAGCCCGACACCGCGGCCCGCATCGCGGAGCATTCGCCCTCGGGCCGGGTGCCCTGCCTGCGGCACGGCGACCGGGTGATCTGGGATTCGCTGGCGATCGCCGAGTATCTGGCGGAGACCTTTCCCGAGGCCGCCCTCTGGCCGGCGGACGCCCACGCCCGCGCGGTGGCGCGGTCGGTCTCGGCGGAGATGCATTCGGGCTTCGTCGCCCTGCGCACCCACATGTCGATGGACCTGAAGGCCTTCCGCCCCGGCGTGGGCCGCAACGCCGAGAGCGAGGCCGACATCGCCCGCGTCTTCGCGCTGTGGCGCGACGCGCGGTCCCGCTTCGGGGCGGGCGGCCCCTTCCTGTTCGGCGACTTCTCCATCGCCGACGCCATGTACGCGCCGGTGGTGACGCGCCTCCTCACCTACGGGGTGGAGATGGACGGGCCGTGCGGCGACTACGCGCGGGCGGTGATGGAGTTGCCGGCCATGGTGGAGTGGGTGGCGGCCGCCAAGGCCGAGCCGTGGGACCTCTACGCCGACGAGCGGGACCCCCAATAG